One window of Elusimicrobiaceae bacterium genomic DNA carries:
- a CDS encoding AtpZ/AtpI family protein: MRHGKGSAFDYLQIGLELAASALLGLFAGMWLDSRFGTGPWCVLCGSALGIGIGLYNAIRQALK, translated from the coding sequence ATGCGGCACGGCAAAGGCTCGGCGTTCGATTATCTGCAGATAGGGCTTGAGCTGGCCGCAAGCGCGCTGCTGGGGCTGTTTGCCGGCATGTGGCTGGACAGCCGGTTCGGAACCGGCCCGTGGTGCGTGTTGTGCGGCAGCGCGCTGGGTATCGGGATAGGGCTGTATAATGCCATCCGCCAGGCGCTGAAATAA
- the atpB gene encoding F0F1 ATP synthase subunit A yields the protein MDFETVLEHHIIDHTYRFAHVFGLNVPLTKHLAMMWLVGLILAVIVPLVYRSKARALWPLRAAIEGLVEFVRHDIVLDNMGEAGLRYTPYFCTVFFFILGCNLAGLVPYGSTATGNISVTAALAVMSLVFILFAGMREQGVAAYFKTLVPHGVPGWLVPLLFPIELFGLLTKAFALCIRLFANMISGHIVLLSFIMMIFIFAQVNIVVDVLGVIPGQLVMALFVMLLEVFVAFLQAFIFTFLTAIFAGMAMHPH from the coding sequence ATGGATTTTGAAACCGTACTCGAACATCACATTATTGACCACACCTACCGGTTCGCGCATGTTTTCGGCCTGAATGTGCCGCTCACGAAACATCTGGCCATGATGTGGCTGGTGGGTTTGATACTGGCGGTCATCGTGCCGCTGGTGTACAGGTCAAAGGCGCGGGCGCTGTGGCCGCTGCGCGCCGCGATCGAAGGGCTGGTCGAGTTCGTCCGCCACGACATCGTGCTTGACAACATGGGCGAGGCGGGCCTGCGCTACACTCCGTATTTCTGTACGGTATTTTTTTTCATTCTCGGCTGCAATCTGGCGGGGCTGGTGCCGTACGGCTCGACCGCCACGGGCAATATATCGGTTACGGCCGCTTTGGCGGTCATGTCGCTGGTTTTTATCCTGTTCGCGGGCATGCGGGAACAGGGCGTGGCCGCTTATTTCAAAACGCTGGTGCCGCACGGAGTGCCGGGCTGGCTGGTGCCGCTGCTGTTTCCGATCGAGCTGTTCGGCCTGCTAACGAAAGCGTTCGCGCTGTGCATCCGGTTATTCGCGAACATGATATCGGGGCATATTGTGCTGCTGTCGTTCATCATGATGATTTTCATTTTCGCCCAGGTCAATATTGTGGTGGACGTGCTGGGCGTTATTCCCGGCCAGCTGGTGATGGCGCTGTTTGTCATGCTGCTGGAAGTGTTCGTGGCGTTTCTGCAGGCTTTCATATTCACCTTCCTGACGGCGATTTTCGCGGGTATGGCAATGCATCCGCATTGA
- the atpH gene encoding ATP synthase F1 subunit delta yields the protein MNSSDAIVARRYAAAFVLTRKPGGNLRAAFAELGSFARLLSGSAQELHNPLIPQEIKMRILHEKLFSRKDTRAFRFLELLLKVKRLYLLDAVLREGSRLLDERDGLVRAEVETAFPPDQGTAAEAEHALGAATGKTVSVRLVQAPELIAGMRVRIGDTLIDASLLGRLDRLKRKIAG from the coding sequence ATGAATTCTTCAGACGCGATAGTGGCGCGCCGTTACGCGGCCGCGTTTGTGCTGACCCGCAAACCGGGCGGCAACCTGCGCGCGGCGTTCGCCGAGCTGGGGAGTTTCGCGCGGCTGCTCTCGGGCTCGGCGCAAGAGCTGCATAACCCGCTCATTCCGCAGGAGATAAAAATGCGCATCCTGCACGAAAAACTTTTTTCGCGCAAGGACACGCGCGCCTTCCGGTTTCTGGAACTGCTATTGAAAGTCAAGCGGCTCTACCTGCTGGACGCGGTTTTGCGGGAAGGTTCGCGGCTGCTGGACGAGCGGGACGGCCTTGTCCGCGCGGAAGTGGAAACCGCGTTTCCGCCGGATCAGGGCACCGCGGCGGAGGCCGAACACGCGCTTGGCGCTGCTACCGGCAAAACGGTTTCCGTGCGGCTTGTCCAGGCGCCGGAGCTGATTGCCGGGATGCGCGTGCGGATAGGCGACACTCTCATTGACGCGAGCCTGCTGGGCAGGCTCGACAGATTAAAAAGGAAAATCGCGGGCTGA
- a CDS encoding PorV/PorQ family protein, which produces MRTDYKAGGRNCGRIAACGLAALFCAAQGSAAFAIGDKSAAYLKMDMGARAVGMGGAYVAAEPDINTPWYNPAGPVLMTEGQMGFMYNRWISETSLSYAGYVQPSENGRSAFGAGVLYYNMGSIEKVTNTGYTTGGTYSAYSAVGLATYAKRFGSKLALGMNFKYISEHIDSISASAMAVDLGMMYPGERWSWGFAVQNVGQGMAFGEGGQSAPLPMTIRAGARFKASEKFGITSELESADNFVIKAGFEYVSGNPAGTQFVGRFGYKTLKPSEFSGMTGMTLGLGVRRTAWTFDIGIVPYGSYGMTQWLTFTRRIGFAKASQRCRRTASESAGVPGSVRQPAESYAPSYLGGAEPAAASRPGLRNLNAGGDASAADSAEETADVNDSAGNRDPLIRGSRF; this is translated from the coding sequence ATGAGAACGGATTATAAGGCAGGCGGAAGAAATTGCGGGCGGATCGCGGCGTGCGGCCTTGCGGCGTTGTTTTGCGCGGCGCAGGGTTCGGCGGCGTTTGCGATAGGGGACAAGTCCGCCGCTTATCTTAAAATGGACATGGGCGCGCGCGCGGTCGGCATGGGCGGCGCGTATGTGGCCGCCGAGCCGGACATAAACACACCCTGGTACAATCCTGCCGGCCCGGTGCTGATGACGGAAGGCCAGATGGGATTTATGTATAACCGCTGGATTTCGGAAACCAGCCTGAGTTACGCCGGGTATGTGCAGCCGTCGGAGAACGGCCGGTCGGCGTTTGGGGCCGGCGTGCTTTATTACAATATGGGCAGTATTGAAAAGGTCACCAACACCGGCTACACCACCGGCGGGACTTACAGCGCGTATTCCGCGGTCGGGCTGGCTACTTATGCGAAACGGTTCGGCAGCAAGCTGGCGCTGGGCATGAATTTCAAATACATATCGGAACATATTGATTCCATCAGCGCGTCGGCCATGGCGGTTGATCTGGGCATGATGTATCCGGGCGAAAGGTGGTCGTGGGGGTTTGCGGTGCAGAACGTCGGGCAGGGCATGGCGTTCGGCGAAGGCGGGCAGAGCGCGCCGCTGCCGATGACGATACGCGCGGGAGCGCGGTTTAAGGCATCGGAAAAATTCGGGATTACGAGCGAGCTGGAATCGGCGGACAATTTTGTCATCAAGGCGGGTTTTGAATATGTTTCCGGCAATCCGGCGGGCACCCAGTTTGTGGGCCGGTTCGGCTACAAAACGCTCAAGCCGTCCGAATTCAGCGGCATGACGGGCATGACGCTCGGGCTTGGAGTGCGCCGCACGGCCTGGACTTTTGATATCGGCATTGTGCCGTACGGATCGTACGGGATGACACAGTGGCTTACGTTTACGCGCCGGATAGGGTTTGCCAAGGCTTCGCAGCGGTGCCGCCGCACCGCGAGCGAATCAGCCGGGGTTCCCGGCAGTGTGCGCCAGCCGGCGGAGTCGTATGCTCCGTCATACCTGGGCGGGGCTGAACCCGCGGCCGCCAGCCGGCCGGGCCTGAGAAACCTTAACGCGGGCGGTGACGCTTCCGCCGCGGATTCCGCTGAGGAAACCGCCGATGTAAATGATTCGGCGGGCAACCGCGACCCGCTTATCCGCGGCAGCAGATTCTGA
- the atpF gene encoding F0F1 ATP synthase subunit B → MDKLITPDFGLMFWTVVNFVILLFVLGRFAWKPILSALEARERHMRSERQGAENARAEAEKIRDELNARLSSMAEQEARRLAETEAAACRRKDVIMADAAEQARQLLDRAKLELEQEKTRLVSELRTEVSALALSAAEKLMRKQADREMHRQAVAELFDQLESKK, encoded by the coding sequence ATGGATAAACTTATTACGCCCGATTTCGGGCTGATGTTCTGGACCGTGGTCAACTTCGTGATTCTGCTGTTTGTGCTGGGCAGATTCGCGTGGAAGCCGATCCTCTCGGCGCTGGAAGCGCGGGAGCGGCATATGCGGTCAGAACGGCAGGGCGCGGAAAACGCCAGGGCCGAAGCGGAAAAAATACGCGACGAGCTCAACGCGCGCCTGAGCTCCATGGCGGAGCAGGAAGCGCGCCGCCTGGCCGAAACCGAAGCCGCCGCCTGCCGCCGGAAAGACGTAATCATGGCCGACGCGGCGGAGCAGGCCCGGCAGTTGCTTGACCGCGCCAAGCTGGAGCTGGAACAGGAAAAAACCCGGCTGGTGAGCGAATTGCGGACGGAAGTGTCGGCTCTGGCGCTTTCAGCCGCGGAAAAACTCATGCGCAAACAGGCCGATCGCGAAATGCACCGGCAGGCCGTGGCCGAGCTGTTCGACCAGCTGGAGTCGAAGAAATGA
- the atpA gene encoding F0F1 ATP synthase subunit alpha, which yields MIKPEEITEIIRKQIEEYVPDAEMAEVGGVLQVGAGTARVYGLKNAIMGEMLEFPNDVKGMVLNLESDNVGCVLMGEDSLVKEGDLVRRTGRVMDVPAGPAMIGRVVNALGAPIDGKGAIESVERRPVEVIAPGVTIRHPVNKPLQTGIKAIDGMVPIGRGQRELIIGDRQTGKTAVALDAIINQKGNRPGEEVICIYVAVGQKQSTVAQVVKTLYDKGAMAYTIVVAACASEPASLLYLAPYSGCAIAEYFLWQGKDVLIVYDDLTKHAQAYRQMSLLLRRPPGREAFPGDVFYLHSRLLERACRLDKGHGGGSITALPIIETQANDVSAYIPTNVISITDGQIYLESGLFHSGIRPAVNVGLSVSRVGGSAQLKAMKQVAGRVRIDMAQYNELAAFAQFGSDLDKESRRQLSRGEKMVELLKQGQYAPLSATEQVISLFSGVRGYLDSVPREDVPRYEREMLSHIKSRHGDIVSSLDAEGKLTDAVDSALSAALAEFGKAFRPSEGTGG from the coding sequence ATGATAAAACCCGAAGAAATTACCGAAATTATACGCAAGCAGATTGAGGAGTACGTGCCGGACGCCGAAATGGCGGAAGTCGGCGGCGTGCTGCAGGTCGGCGCGGGCACCGCCCGCGTGTACGGGCTGAAAAACGCCATTATGGGCGAAATGCTTGAATTCCCCAACGACGTAAAGGGCATGGTGCTCAATCTCGAAAGCGACAATGTCGGCTGTGTGCTGATGGGCGAGGACAGCCTTGTAAAGGAAGGCGATCTGGTGCGGCGCACCGGCCGCGTGATGGACGTGCCGGCCGGGCCCGCGATGATAGGGCGCGTGGTTAACGCGCTTGGCGCGCCGATAGACGGCAAGGGCGCGATAGAAAGCGTCGAACGCCGGCCGGTGGAGGTGATCGCGCCGGGTGTTACCATCCGCCATCCGGTGAACAAGCCGCTTCAGACCGGCATTAAAGCCATTGACGGCATGGTGCCGATCGGGCGGGGCCAGCGCGAGCTTATAATCGGTGACCGGCAGACCGGAAAAACCGCCGTCGCGCTTGACGCGATAATCAACCAGAAAGGCAACCGGCCCGGAGAAGAGGTGATCTGCATTTACGTGGCGGTCGGGCAGAAACAGTCCACCGTCGCGCAGGTGGTGAAGACTCTGTACGACAAAGGGGCGATGGCCTATACCATAGTGGTGGCGGCGTGCGCGTCGGAACCGGCGTCGCTTCTGTATCTCGCGCCGTACTCCGGCTGCGCGATCGCCGAATACTTTTTGTGGCAGGGCAAAGACGTGCTGATCGTGTACGACGATCTCACCAAGCACGCGCAGGCGTACCGGCAGATGTCGCTTCTGCTGCGCCGGCCGCCGGGCCGCGAAGCGTTCCCCGGCGACGTGTTCTATTTGCATTCGCGTCTGCTCGAACGCGCCTGCCGTCTGGACAAGGGGCACGGCGGCGGTTCGATCACCGCGCTGCCGATCATCGAAACGCAGGCGAACGACGTATCCGCCTATATTCCGACGAACGTGATTTCCATAACCGACGGACAGATCTATCTGGAAAGCGGGCTGTTCCATTCGGGCATACGCCCGGCGGTCAATGTGGGCCTTTCGGTTTCCCGCGTGGGCGGCTCGGCGCAGCTGAAGGCCATGAAGCAGGTGGCGGGCCGGGTGCGCATTGACATGGCGCAGTACAACGAACTGGCGGCGTTCGCGCAGTTCGGCTCAGATCTGGACAAGGAATCGCGCAGGCAGCTCAGCCGCGGCGAAAAAATGGTGGAACTGCTCAAGCAGGGCCAGTACGCGCCGCTGTCGGCCACGGAACAGGTGATTTCGCTGTTTTCCGGGGTGCGCGGCTATCTCGACAGCGTGCCGCGCGAGGATGTGCCGCGCTATGAACGGGAAATGCTTTCCCATATCAAATCGCGCCACGGCGACATAGTGTCGTCGCTGGACGCGGAAGGCAAACTGACCGATGCTGTTGACTCCGCGCTTTCCGCCGCGCTTGCCGAATTCGGCAAGGCGTTCAGGCCTTCGGAAGGAACGGGAGGATAG
- a CDS encoding ATP synthase subunit I, producing the protein MSVSLLISAGLGAGAGCASGWISRRVLKKHLSASNERFFAVWGAGLLVRLILTLAVFVILYLSGWPHPVVFILVFILAQTAMQAVPLKPD; encoded by the coding sequence ATGAGCGTTTCGTTATTGATTTCGGCTGGTCTGGGCGCCGGCGCGGGCTGCGCGAGCGGCTGGATTTCGCGGCGGGTTCTGAAAAAGCACCTGTCCGCAAGCAACGAGCGGTTTTTCGCTGTCTGGGGCGCGGGGCTGCTGGTCCGGCTGATACTCACCCTCGCGGTTTTTGTTATACTTTATCTGTCAGGCTGGCCGCACCCTGTTGTGTTTATACTGGTGTTTATACTGGCGCAGACCGCCATGCAGGCGGTGCCGCTTAAACCGGATTAA
- the atpE gene encoding ATP synthase F0 subunit C produces MNETLYIGLGYIGAGLGAGLTIIGAGLGIGKATAAAAEGTARQPEAVNPIRVTMIIGSALIEGVAFFALAICLFGALNLSKPKTAEPAHAPVAAEAAPVAK; encoded by the coding sequence ATGAATGAAACATTGTATATCGGATTGGGGTATATCGGCGCGGGCCTCGGCGCGGGCCTGACAATTATCGGCGCGGGCCTGGGTATCGGCAAAGCCACCGCCGCCGCGGCCGAGGGCACCGCCCGGCAGCCGGAAGCGGTCAACCCGATCCGGGTGACCATGATTATCGGCTCCGCGCTTATCGAAGGCGTGGCGTTTTTTGCGCTTGCCATCTGCCTGTTCGGCGCGCTCAACCTGAGCAAACCCAAAACGGCGGAACCGGCGCATGCGCCCGTTGCCGCGGAAGCCGCGCCCGTAGCGAAATAA
- a CDS encoding tetratricopeptide repeat protein, with amino-acid sequence MANRVLKIKNMADGQFTARLNVWYWGALAVIGAAVLTAYLPAYFNGFVVWDDPAFILRNEAIRAFTWHNIKTMFTTFYEGNYAPLSILSWAVDYHFWGHNPIGYHLNNVLLHIANSILVFLLSLRIFRYTMEDRKRAFGWHFIVCAAVSAGWYGLHPLRVESVAWATERRDVLSGFFYLLTILLYFMAQERDRGERKSRYLWAAAGCMALSFLAKAWAMSLPAVMLALDFYPLRRIGTEKTGWFRPETRTVWREKMYFGLLALPFVIIAPIAQHSAQATATLEGYGVLKRLAQSAYGFMFYIRKTFLPDHFMALYEIPTPFVVWHKEFVLSALAVMAGSWFLIENRRKYPAVTAAWFSYAFVVSPVLGIVQAGSQLTADRYTYISCIPWSMLAGAWLLVMWQAAAERNSLARFYGWFAPAVLGVTLFLAAFTWRQCHAWYDTPSMWRHAVAVEPDSAMANFNYAVLLAQHGDTDASIPYYYRAVEINPKHVKASNNLASMLEKKGRIAEAEKYYRQALEYNPTVEGIYMNLARTMIAQGKKADALEIYKRSYGVKHNESVMAEIRKLMKETGSGSEEKYYQDMLSANPNDADARQSYAMYLNDKANAMQSSGGAARAAVDALRGEVIRQYAEVLKIKTTDANIYNNMANAQARAGRFKEALPYYQRAIEIQPGHSEAYINQAIIMSALKMCPQAQANLEAARVKAGASSVEMARGAAALRASGCPVR; translated from the coding sequence ATGGCAAACAGGGTTTTAAAAATCAAAAACATGGCGGACGGGCAGTTCACCGCCAGGCTGAACGTGTGGTATTGGGGCGCGCTTGCGGTAATAGGCGCGGCGGTCCTGACGGCGTATCTGCCGGCATATTTTAACGGGTTTGTCGTATGGGACGATCCGGCGTTTATTCTGCGCAATGAAGCCATCCGCGCGTTTACCTGGCATAACATCAAAACGATGTTCACAACGTTTTATGAGGGCAACTATGCGCCGCTTTCGATACTCAGCTGGGCGGTGGACTATCATTTCTGGGGCCATAACCCGATCGGCTATCACCTTAACAATGTGTTGCTGCATATCGCCAATTCGATACTGGTGTTTCTGCTGTCGCTGCGGATTTTCCGCTATACGATGGAGGACAGGAAACGCGCGTTCGGCTGGCATTTCATTGTGTGCGCGGCGGTGTCGGCGGGATGGTACGGGCTGCATCCGCTGAGAGTGGAATCGGTGGCGTGGGCGACGGAACGGCGCGACGTGCTGTCCGGGTTTTTTTATCTGCTGACCATACTGCTGTATTTCATGGCGCAGGAACGTGATCGCGGGGAACGGAAAAGCCGGTATCTGTGGGCGGCGGCGGGGTGCATGGCGCTGTCGTTTCTGGCGAAAGCGTGGGCGATGTCGCTGCCGGCGGTGATGCTGGCGCTGGATTTTTATCCGCTGCGCCGGATCGGGACCGAGAAAACCGGATGGTTCAGGCCGGAAACGCGCACCGTATGGCGCGAGAAAATGTATTTCGGGCTGCTGGCTCTGCCGTTTGTGATAATCGCGCCGATCGCGCAGCATTCGGCGCAGGCGACAGCCACGCTTGAAGGGTACGGAGTGCTTAAACGGCTGGCCCAGTCGGCCTACGGGTTCATGTTTTACATCCGCAAGACTTTCCTGCCGGATCATTTCATGGCGCTGTATGAGATACCGACTCCGTTCGTTGTCTGGCATAAGGAATTTGTGCTGAGCGCGCTGGCCGTTATGGCGGGCAGCTGGTTTCTGATTGAGAACAGGCGCAAATATCCGGCGGTTACCGCGGCGTGGTTTTCTTACGCGTTCGTGGTTTCGCCCGTGCTGGGAATCGTGCAGGCGGGCAGCCAGCTGACGGCGGATCGCTATACCTATATTTCCTGCATTCCGTGGTCCATGCTGGCCGGCGCGTGGCTGCTGGTGATGTGGCAGGCCGCGGCTGAAAGAAACTCGCTCGCCCGGTTTTACGGGTGGTTTGCGCCGGCGGTTCTTGGCGTTACGCTGTTTCTGGCGGCGTTTACCTGGCGGCAGTGTCATGCGTGGTATGACACGCCTTCGATGTGGCGGCACGCCGTAGCGGTCGAGCCGGACAGCGCGATGGCCAATTTCAACTACGCGGTGCTGCTGGCCCAGCACGGCGATACCGATGCTTCAATTCCATATTATTACCGCGCGGTGGAAATAAATCCGAAACATGTCAAGGCCAGCAACAATCTGGCCAGCATGCTGGAAAAGAAAGGCAGGATCGCGGAAGCGGAAAAATATTACCGGCAGGCGCTGGAATACAATCCCACCGTGGAAGGGATTTACATGAACCTTGCGCGCACGATGATCGCGCAGGGTAAAAAGGCCGACGCGCTTGAAATTTACAAGCGGTCCTACGGGGTAAAGCACAACGAGAGCGTTATGGCTGAAATCCGCAAACTGATGAAGGAAACCGGCTCCGGGTCGGAGGAGAAATATTATCAGGACATGCTGTCCGCCAATCCCAACGACGCGGATGCCCGGCAGTCCTATGCAATGTATTTAAACGACAAGGCTAACGCCATGCAGTCTTCGGGCGGCGCGGCCAGAGCTGCGGTGGATGCCCTGCGCGGCGAAGTCATCCGGCAATATGCTGAGGTTCTTAAAATCAAGACCACCGACGCGAATATATATAACAATATGGCCAACGCGCAGGCCCGCGCGGGCCGTTTCAAAGAGGCGCTGCCGTATTACCAGCGGGCGATTGAAATACAGCCCGGTCATTCGGAAGCGTATATCAATCAGGCAATTATCATGTCCGCGCTGAAGATGTGTCCGCAGGCGCAGGCTAATCTCGAGGCGGCCAGAGTGAAAGCCGGAGCGTCCTCCGTTGAGATGGCGCGCGGCGCAGCCGCTCTGCGCGCGAGCGGCTGCCCGGTTCGGTAA